The genome window TTTATTTAAAGCTTTTATACCGCCGACAACGTAAGCATTTGTTTTTACTGATACTCCTGTACTGTCTGTAAAGGGAGTTTCTTTTCCAATATTCGGAGTTTGAGGAGGTAATTCTTTATATTTAATCTTTTTCTCAAGCGTTTGCATAGATTCATCTTTTTTCAGGGCAGGTTTCTCTTTGCTCTCAGGAATCTCCTTTTCTTTCTCCAATTTTTCTAATGTTTTATCTTTTATCAGCACAGATGCAGAATCTTTATGTACAGCAGCATTCTTAAAAATTTCAGCGTTATCTGTACTCTTTTCTGTTTTCTTTGCTTCTGCTTCAGCTTTCCTATTTGCCTTTTCAAGTTCTGCTTCTGCCTGTTTCTTTGCCTGATTCACAGCTTCTATCTTTGGTTTCACATTAATTGAATATGGTGAATCCGGATATCTAACAAGAAGTGTGTCATATATGGAAGTTGCCAGCCTTAGGGAATCCCACAATGTTTCGCATATCCAGCCCTGAATATAAAGAGCTTTTGCATCAAATTCAGTTCCGGGAAAACGCTTATGTACATCATCATAAATTTTAAAAGCTTCATAAGCATTGTTTTTTTCAAAAAGAATTTTTTCGGCCTTTTCAAACAAACTTTTAACAGAATCAATTTTTGTAGGAATTACATCCATACCCAGTTTTTTTCTTGCATAATTTGCAAAATCAGTAGCAGGATAATCTTCTATCAATTTTTGATAACAGGTATCAGCACTGGCAGAGTCATGGTAAATATCTGAATTTATATAACTTATCACATACAGAGCTTTCGGGGCATATTGACTTTTGGGAAATTTATTCAACAGCATTCTGAATCTATTTACTGCAGAATCATTTAAAGAAAATATTGTAAAATAAAGCTCTCCAAGCAGATAAATATTTTTATCCAGTTCCTCTTTTTTAAATGATGACAGCTCGGGATTTTCTGCAGGGCGCTTTGGTTTCTTTTTTGCCTGCTTCTTTCGCATCTCATCATCCCGCAGCAAAGCACTACTTTCATCTTCTGCAGCCGGAGGCCTCATTCCATTGCTGAGATCTTCTGAATTTATATTCCGGGAATCCAGTTCCTTTCCGTTTTTCAGTGTGGAATCTCTCTCTGCAATTGCTGCCAGGGAATCTGCCTCAAATTGAGTACTGTCTTTTTCAATAGAAACTCCTTCGCCTTTTTCGCCGGTAACTGCCATTTTAATAACCTGCCTTAAAGCCTGAAGACGCAGAATATCCCTCTTTTTGATTTCTGCAGAATCTGCATACGCCGAAGCCCTGAATTGGCTTTTTACCTGCCCGTAATTAAATGCCGCCTTATCATAATCCATCTTCTGCTTTTCAAGTATTTCTCCAAGGCGGTAATATGCTTCCGCTGCTTCCTTCTTCTTTTTAAATTCCTGAGTTATGTCTTCCAATGCGATAACAGCACCGTCAACATCCCCTTTTAATGCAAGACAGTCTGCAATTTCAAGATTCAATCGCCCTGCATGCTTTTTATTGAAATCGTTCAACAGAAGGCGTTCAAATATTTTTATTGCACTGTTATAATCCCCGATCTTCTTTTTAAGCACTCCGATGTTAAATCGTGCCTGAAATCTTACTTCACGGGTTTGCCCTGTTTTCAGTGATTTTTCACAATACTTAATTGCATTTTCAAACTCGCCGAGCGAATCAAAACAAGCTGAAATTGTAAAATAATAATCGGATTCTGCCTCTTTTTCTCCGGATTTAAGGGCATTTTTGTATTCATCAATTGCCTGCTTAAAGCGCCCCGTGTGCAAATAAAGTTCACCGAGAGAGCTGTGAACACTGCTTCTAAGCCGCTTTGGTATTGTACTGTACTTTAGATTATTAAGCGATGTTTCAGCTTCATTGTATTTTTCTTCGGCAATTGCAATCTT of bacterium contains these proteins:
- a CDS encoding tetratricopeptide repeat protein, with protein sequence MKKIYLLLLLFIPVIFSCAYFNTFYNAKYYFGKGTRATKKNISDKLSSEERASYKKAIEKSEKLITLYPKSKYVDDALLIMGESHFYLKQFYKAKERLLKLKEHFPDSKLSFDANLWLGKIAIAEEKYNEAETSLNNLKYSTIPKRLRSSVHSSLGELYLHTGRFKQAIDEYKNALKSGEKEAESDYYFTISACFDSLGEFENAIKYCEKSLKTGQTREVRFQARFNIGVLKKKIGDYNSAIKIFERLLLNDFNKKHAGRLNLEIADCLALKGDVDGAVIALEDITQEFKKKKEAAEAYYRLGEILEKQKMDYDKAAFNYGQVKSQFRASAYADSAEIKKRDILRLQALRQVIKMAVTGEKGEGVSIEKDSTQFEADSLAAIAERDSTLKNGKELDSRNINSEDLSNGMRPPAAEDESSALLRDDEMRKKQAKKKPKRPAENPELSSFKKEELDKNIYLLGELYFTIFSLNDSAVNRFRMLLNKFPKSQYAPKALYVISYINSDIYHDSASADTCYQKLIEDYPATDFANYARKKLGMDVIPTKIDSVKSLFEKAEKILFEKNNAYEAFKIYDDVHKRFPGTEFDAKALYIQGWICETLWDSLRLATSIYDTLLVRYPDSPYSINVKPKIEAVNQAKKQAEAELEKANRKAEAEAKKTEKSTDNAEIFKNAAVHKDSASVLIKDKTLEKLEKEKEIPESKEKPALKKDESMQTLEKKIKYKELPPQTPNIGKETPFTDSTGVSVKTNAYVVGGIKALNKNISIPDVLKKSVPTIVVAQVFINIKGEPEKIELVGKEENSTLLAVISAAVRKTEFKPAVAMGKPVGSWLTLRIRLKELKIE